ATGCATATTTCACGCCTGAGTGAAGAACTTATTATGTGGTCTTCATACGAGTTTGGTTTCGTTGAATTAAGCGATGAATATTCAACAGGTTCTTCAATTATGCCACAAAAGAAAAACCCTGACGTTCCTGAGCTTTTACGTGGAAAAACAGGACGTGTATATGGTTCACTTATGGGACTATTAACAGTTATGAAAGGGCTTCCTTTAGCATATAACAAAGATACTCAAGAGGATAAAGAGGGTGTTTTTGATGCAGTTGAAACTGCTGAGATTTCATTAGAGATCTTAAAAGAAGCGATTAAAACAATGACTGTAAAACCACACAATATGGAAAAAGCATGTGCTATCGGTCACTTAAGTGCAACAGACTTAGCAGATTACCTTGTAGAGAAGTGTAATATCCCATTCCGTGAGGCTCATTTTATCACTGGACGAGCAGTAGCAAAAGGTGAGGAATTAGGCGTTGATTTAAGTGCAATGGAGTTCAAATATCTTAAAGAGATTGATGAGAGAATTAACGAAGATGTTATGCCGTATTTAGCACTTCGCCACTCTATGAATGCTAGAACATCTCAAGGTGGAACCGCAACAGTTAGAACACTAGAACAATTAGAGTTTTTTAGAGCTTATATAACAGAACAAAGTGAGGATTTAAACGTATGAAAATAAGTGTAACACATAAGGATGCTATGAAGTTTGAGGCTAAGACTGAAAAGTCTAGCTTTATTATTGATTGTCCTACAATCTCTCCGATTGAGTACTTTTTATCGGGTATTATCACTTGTAGTGCAACAGATATAGTTATGATTCCTAAAAATCAAGGTAAAACTGTAACTGACTTGGTAGTTGACGGTGAGGTAGAACGTGCTGAGGATCATCCAAGAAAATTTACAAAGCTGCATTTAACGTACAACTTTAACTCTGATGCAGATGACGACACTCAAGCTGCTCGCTGGGTAATGGCTTCAGTTGAGACTTACTGTTCAACTATTAATACTATCCGTGATACAACTGAGATCTCTTACTCAATTACACATAACGGTAAACTTATTCGTGAAAATGAAAAAATGATTAGCGGTGGCGGTAGTAAGATAGATATGGGTGATATTGACGCTTGTTGTAGCTAATAGCTAGGTTTTTTACCTAGCTACCCTGATAAACCTCTTCATAAACTTTCATTCTTTTTGTAACTCTTTTTAAATAATGTTTCGGCTCATCATATTTTAGATCTCTTAGAAGTCTATTATATACCTCATTTGGTGCAAGTCTGTTTATCACTTTTGCAGCAGAAGGTACACTGTTTGAACGTACAAAAGCACGTGCTACGTTTCCCGCACCCGTGTTATATGCAGCAATTGTACAGTAAAGTCTGCTTTGTGGATTTTTTATATGTTTGAGATATTGATAGTATAAGATGTGTAAGTAGGCACTTCCAAGTTCTATATTGTTTTTTGAGTTATAGAGATAACTTCCTGATACAAGCCTTTTTTGTTTATATAGATAGTTGTAAGCATCTATGCCGGCTGTTCTTGGTACAATCTGCATCAATCCATATGCAGGTACATGTGAGCGTGCCATAGGGTTAAAACTACTTTCAGAATGCATAATAGCAAAGATTAACGCTATAGAAATATCTTGTCGTTTTGAATTTTTTACAACATCATTGAGGTATGTTTTAGAACGTTTATACGTCGTGTCTTTTGGAAGTTTTACTTCAACAAAGTAGACCTTTTTTTGCTTTTTTGAAGTTTTTACTTGAATATCTTTTGTATTTTTTTCGACATACTCTACAACATCTTTTTTCTTTGGAGGCTTTGTAAAAACAATGTTTTTAAGTATCGCTTTAGCATCAGGTTTTGCACTGATAACGTTTTGAGGTTTAGCAATTTTTTGCAGTCTGTTTTGCAGAGGATCAAGCTCATACGCTTTTTGAGTATCGATAGTTACAGCTTTTGCAAGGGCCAAATTGATTTTTGCTTTTGCCTCTTTTTCTGAAGAGGCTAATGTTTCGATTTTAATAGTTTCATTTTTAAAATCTACATCTGTACGGGTTTTTTTATCTTTTGTATAGCTAATCCATTGGGTTTTATTTGAAAGCTTTGGATTGTCCCAAAAAACACCCAGTTCTTTTTTATAATCTTCAAAAGCTTTTTGTTGGGCTTTTTGGTATTGTTTAAAGGCATTTTCTTGGGATTGTTTGTATTGTTGAAACTGTTTTAATTGGTCTGTATATGATTGTTCAGCAACAAGCAAAGTTGTCGCTGTAACAAGGGAAAGAAAAATTTTATGTAGCATTTTTAGAACATATTTTTTGGATCAGAATCGCTAAAGTGTCCCCATTTTAGTTTTGCACCGCCTATAATGTGAAAATGGAG
Above is a window of Sulfurimonas marina DNA encoding:
- a CDS encoding OsmC family protein, yielding MKISVTHKDAMKFEAKTEKSSFIIDCPTISPIEYFLSGIITCSATDIVMIPKNQGKTVTDLVVDGEVERAEDHPRKFTKLHLTYNFNSDADDDTQAARWVMASVETYCSTINTIRDTTEISYSITHNGKLIRENEKMISGGGSKIDMGDIDACCS
- a CDS encoding transglycosylase SLT domain-containing protein; protein product: MLHKIFLSLVTATTLLVAEQSYTDQLKQFQQYKQSQENAFKQYQKAQQKAFEDYKKELGVFWDNPKLSNKTQWISYTKDKKTRTDVDFKNETIKIETLASSEKEAKAKINLALAKAVTIDTQKAYELDPLQNRLQKIAKPQNVISAKPDAKAILKNIVFTKPPKKKDVVEYVEKNTKDIQVKTSKKQKKVYFVEVKLPKDTTYKRSKTYLNDVVKNSKRQDISIALIFAIMHSESSFNPMARSHVPAYGLMQIVPRTAGIDAYNYLYKQKRLVSGSYLYNSKNNIELGSAYLHILYYQYLKHIKNPQSRLYCTIAAYNTGAGNVARAFVRSNSVPSAAKVINRLAPNEVYNRLLRDLKYDEPKHYLKRVTKRMKVYEEVYQGS